A region of Argentina anserina chromosome 5, drPotAnse1.1, whole genome shotgun sequence DNA encodes the following proteins:
- the LOC126795063 gene encoding uncharacterized protein LOC126795063 translates to MVAAICYAWLLENRVRKEKKKSKAWNDNDDKEQYVVVPVMNVKRGRMWKQREAAWLFYHVGLDVTSLLFSDEVDLETLMMAGKLNILVTGQDVLRNNGEVGSQCTILTDNYCEDAYDLLDNPLLKKLLLGGILLDTQNLKASGQLSMTRDAEAVQLLLVGLPSNYRNALFDQLTQHQGDSSFLEALRHNYGKSPNGSSSDCTEHVKQLKVSERKSASNSHHETNLIKNSDKNAHDAARNAKRGSPKSAKPQITAPSAPPLKPSPSPNRGKNQFFLAKWFGFGNK, encoded by the exons ATGGTTGCAGCAATATGTTATGCATGGCTATTGGAGAACAGAGTGAGgaaggaaaagaagaagagtaaAGCATGGAATGATAACGATGACAAGGAGCAATATGTTGTGGTTCCTGTGATGAATGTGAAGAGAGGGAGGATGTGGAAGCAAAGAGAGGCTGCTTGGCtattttatcatgttggcCTTGATGTCACTTCGTTACTCTTTTCTGATGAA GTGGATTTAGAGACACTAATGATGGCTGGCAAGTTGAATATTCTTGTAACCGGGCAAGATGTCCTGAGAAATAACGGCGAGGTTGGATCTCAGTGCACCATTCTTACAGATAATTACTGTGAAGATGCCTATGATCTACTTGATAACCCTTTGCTCAAGAAACTCCTG CTTGGAGGTATATTGTTAGACACTCAAAATTTGAAAGCATCAGGTCAATTGTCTATGACAAGAGACGCAGAGGCAGTGCAGTTGCTTTTAGTTGGCTTGCCATCCAATTACCGGAATGCACTCTTCGATCAAT TGACACAACATCAGGGAGACAGTTCCTTTCTTGAGGCTTTGAGGCATAATTATGGGAAGTCTCCTAATGGAA GCAGTAGTGACTGTACAGAACATGTGAAGCAGCTGAAGGTTTCGGAGAGGAAATCAGCTTCTAATTCTCATCATGAAACGAATTTAATCAAAAATTCAGACAAGAATGCTCATGATGCCGCAAGAAATGCAAAAAGGGGCTCCCCAAAATCTG CTAAACCACAAATCACAGCACCTTCGGCTCCACCGCTGAAACCGTCGCCTAGTCCCAACCGCGGAAAGAATCAGTTCTTCCTTGCAAAATGGTTTGGTTTTGGTAACAAATAA
- the LOC126795065 gene encoding high-affinity nitrate transporter 3.2-like: MHWPLDLFCNTPFSSYLFYFLCLVLCIKGSPKYQLIISSSSSGSVSFIVSLSLSLSLSLSLPFCNSKQRKRTQMASRIGILLASVLVLSCLAETSYGVLFSTLKQTLIVTASHVQSNGTVLKAGEDTVSVTWGLNKSLPAGTDSAYKTIKLKLCYAPVSQVDRAWRKTEDNIVRDKTCQHKIVSRPYNSKNTSMQSFEYTIERDVPTGTYFVRAYAYDAEDVEVAYGQNTGPKKDSNLFMVQAITGRHVTLDICSVVFSAFSVVSLAGFFTLEKMRAKSSK; this comes from the exons ATGCATTGGCCTTTGGACCTTTTCTGCAATACCCCATTCTCCAGTTATCTATTCTATTTTCTTTGCCTTGTACTTTGTATAAAGGGTTCCCCAAAGTACCAGTTAATCATCAGCTCATCATCTTCAGGATCAGTTTCTTTcatagtctctctctctctctctctctctctctctctctctctgccttTCTGCAACTCAAAGCAACGAAAAAGGACTCAGATGGCTTCTCGTATTGGGATTCTTTTGGCTTCTGTGCTTGTCCTCTCTTGCTTAGCAGAAACCTCCTATGGTGTCCTCTTCTCCACTCTGAAACAAACTCTTATTGTCACTGCTTCCCACG TTCAGTCAAACGGAACAGTCCTAAAAGCTGGGGAAGACACAGTCTCTGTTACATGGGGTTTGAACAAGAGCCTCCCAGCCGGGACTGACTCGGCTTACAAGACCATCAAGTTGAAGctgtgctacgcgccggtgaGCCAAGTCGACCGCGCGTGGAGGAAGACTGAGGACAACATCGTCAGGGACAAGACCTGTCAGCACAAGATCGTCTCCAGGCCGTACAACAGTAAGAACACCTCCATGCAGAGCTTCGAGTACACGATCGAGCGTGACGTGCCCACGGGCACGTACTTCGTACGCGCCTACGCCTACGACGCTGAGGACGTGGAGGTGGCTTACGGTCAGAACACGGGACCTAAGAAAGACTCCAACTTGTTTATGGTACAGGCAATCACCGGCCGCCATGTGACCCTTGATATCTGCTCCGTTGTCTTCAGCGCTTTCTCTGTTGTGTCCCTGGCTGGGTTCTTTACTCTCGAGAAGATGAGGGCAAAGTCGTCCAAATGA
- the LOC126795370 gene encoding uncharacterized protein LOC126795370: MQDHISIPACFSSAEKLSDDASAVTRSGHSVYMSVYRAKLAGQSRLITITWCKNLMLHGLSVSVEGPDGENHHSCKVELKPWYFWRKQGSKRFQVNGKTVDIFWDLKAAKFNGGTEPKSEYYVAVVCEEEVVLLLGDLKKDAYKKTGFRPALIDPILVSKKEHIFGKKKFTTKAKFYEKGRLHEISIECKNRAANLGNAGNSANGVEPELEIRVDGHLVVHVKHLQWKFRGNESIHINKLRIEVYWDVHDWLFSPGLRHALFIFKPILPSTSVSPLSRSSSSSPPSSSLSSTLSSQTSCGSLEGLNASTGSSEFCLFLYAWKVE; encoded by the coding sequence ATGCAAGACCACATTAGCATCCCTGCTTGCTTTTCTTCAGCTGAGAAGCTCAGTGATGATGCCTCAGCTGTGACCAGGTCAGGCCACAGTGTCTACATGTCTGTCTACAGAGCCAAGCTTGCTGGCCAGAGCCGCTTGATCACGATCACATGGTGCAAGAACCTCATGCTTCATGGCCTCTCAGTCTCTGTGGAGGGTCCGGATGGAGAGAATCACCATTCATGCAAAGTTGAGCTCAAGCCATGGTACTTCTGGAGGAAACAAGGCTCGAAGCGGTTTCAGGTCAACGGGAAAACAGTTGACATTTTCTGGGATCTCAAGGCTGCAAAGTTTAATGGCGGAACTGAACCAAAGTCTGAGTACTATGTTGCAGTTGTCTGTGAGGAAGAGGTTGTGTTACTTCTTGGTGATCTTAAGAAAGATGCGTATAAGAAGACAGGGTTTAGGCCTGCTTTGATTGACCCTATTTTGGTTTCTAAAAAAGAACACATCTTTGGCAAGAAAAAGTTTACCACAAAGGCCAAGTTTTATGAGAAAGGCAGGCTACATGAAATCTCTATTGAGTGCAAGAACAGAGCAGCGAATTTGGGCAATGCTGGCAATTCAGCAAATGGGGTTGAGCCAGAGCTGGAGATTAGAGTGGATGGGCATTTGGTGGTTCATGTCAAACACCTTCAGTGGAAGTTCAGAGGTAATGAGTCAATTCATATCAATAAGTTGAGAATAGAGGTGTATTGGGATGTTCATGACTGGCTGTTTAGTCCTGGTTTAAGACATGCATTGTTTATTTTCAAACCAATCTTGCCTTCCACATCTGTATCACCACTGTCTAGATCATCTTCTTCGTCGCCGCCTTCGTCTTCCTTGTCATCAACACTGTCTTCCCAGACAAGCTGTGGTTCACTAGAAGGGCTTAATGCAAGTACTGGCTCTTCTGAGTTTTGCTTGTTTCTTTATGCTTGGAAGGTCGAATGA